A segment of the Zingiber officinale cultivar Zhangliang chromosome 8B, Zo_v1.1, whole genome shotgun sequence genome:
GAGCCAAGTCTTTTTCCTCCGTAGCCATCAAAGCTTCAGCATCCCAATCATCTTCGCTATTCTCTTTAGAATTGGAAGTAGCAGTGTTGCTTTGAACGAACCTTTTCTTGGACCAACAATCTTTTGCCATGTGGCCCACCttcccacaattgtagcactcgcCAGAAAATTTTTTACGATCACCATAATTCTTCGAGGCTCCCCCTGGACGAGAGCCTCCATTCCCATGATAGCTTTTTCCTTTGTCGTCATCCTTTTTAGATCCACCAGTGTGTCGTTTGAAGTTGCCTTTATTTTTGTTGGTGTAGAgcgcttcttcttcatcttttagTGAGAGTCCTCCCATTTGCTTAGCCACAGCTTCTTGACCTGcaagtaaattttcaaattcaagaagtGATGGTTGTGTTGGCCATCCTTGTATAGCAGCAATAAATCCTCGATATTCTGGCCTCAAACCATgaataattattctttttatCCTTGCTTCCCCAATAGGAGCTGATGGATCTAGCTCTGAAATTTCGCGACATATCAACTTCACCTTGTGGAAGTATTGGGCAATCGTCTTGTCACATTGAGCTATTGAcaatagctcgttctccagaagtTGCAATCTTGTATCATTCTTCTTTGAAAAAAGTGTAGCAAAGATATCCCACACTTCCTTTGGTGTTTTGGCATCTCGGATGTGCTCCAACATTTCTTCTTCAATTGTGATCTTTAAGGCAAACATTGCTTTACCTGCCTTAATCTTCCATTTTCGCAAAATGTCATTGGCGTCTTCTGCCAGCTGCGTAGCTTCACtaccaccaacaacctcccaaagATCTTGACCTTGTAGGTAAGACTCCATGCATGTTGcccacgtgttgtagtttttgttgttgaGCTTCTTGATACCTCCTACTACTTGAAGGTCCCCCATCACGTCGAAAAGCTTTGATTATACCAaacaaatttgattaaaaaaacttGTAAAGCATAAAACTCCTCACAATCTAAGATAGCTCCACCAAGAATAATCCCTgattaacttggctctgataccaattgttgaaaattggaccaacaaacaagtaaataaattacttgtcttacactaacaataacaacactacaacacctttttgtggatcactcacaattctaagacaaagaagaaacaataaaaactttgactcacaaattgatacttgattgatgaatgaaactaaatacaaggtagagtatttatagtattcttcatacaatctggaccgttcaataaaattaaatcctagccattgaaattctaattcttatccatgaaatgagaaaaacactcttgaccacacatttaattttatcttttaccaagtcgtcatctttatctattagaaaataaataattaaatagcaaatcttatctataactcttatcttttattggataagttttatcctttatttgggttggagtTGATATTTAACAGTATTGACCATAAAATTCTTATTTTAGCCAGCAAAAGAAAatgttaatatttatttatttattttgcagaATGCAGCAAATGAAAAATACTGTTAGGAGAACGACAAGTAGAACAGAACTCCAAAATCAATTTGTTGAATGAATTATGAGTGCTGACCTTAGTATTGTAGCATGTCGAGCACCTTCTTCATCAACCCAGCAGTATTTGCCCACCTAGCCAAAGACAAATGGAAAAAGGATTATCAACGTTATAGAAGCCCGAGCTAGAAAATCGCACTTCTGCAGTCAAACGATCGCATTGGTGCCCTTTTCTCTAATTTCTCATCTCCTTCGTCGGAGGATCATAAAGTCAATCCCTGACCCCCGGTATAAGGAAAAGTTTAACAAATGAATTAAGAAACGCACAAGGAGCCAAAGGAACGGAAAGAAGACAATTCTGGCGAGTACGAACTCTCCGTCGAGAAGAACCTCCTTCTGCAGACGAGCTCGCTTGCAAGAGCTGAATCCGAATGGCTTCCTAGCGCCTAGTTCTCAGTAGACCCAAAGCCCTCGGCGAGTTTGTCCTTATACTTGGCGAGCTTCCCCTTAAACGAATATTTGTAGCTATTATCCACTACCTCTTTGGACACTACCACCGCCTTCGGAGCGGCGGCAGCAGCCGCTTTACCGGCCATTGAGATCGACGCGAACAGAGGAAGGCAAATGATGCCACTCTCATCGCTGGGGGAGTACAGTGTGGGCACATGAGATAGGTCGTGGGCACGGGACAAACGAACCACCTTTTGCGACGCATTGGGACTTGGGAGTACAGCGCCCGGtttgatttaatttttctatataatatatttcatatatatattttttaataattttgttttctatttattttaagtataaattaattatattagttCAATATGCATAGATAAATCCTAACAAATATATCAGCTGATTGAGAAGCTGAAAAAAAACAGAGTGGAGGAAGACTACGACAACCATTGCTGGGTCTGACCTGCTACTGCCGATGCCCGAagtgaaagagagagagagagaagattgGCGTCTTTTGCCAAGAGCAGCTGGCTGGCGTACACAATTAGGTATCGTCGGCATGAACATGTGAATTAACTCGTTTAATCTGTGCAAGAATGGCGAGTCATATTTTGTTTTGTGTCTATATATTCATTCACGAGCTCAACGCGACGGTGGAATCACAATTCTTGCAATTATTATACTTACGCAAGCATTCCTGCAGATGGTCGCAATATGCCAAACACATGGCGAACCAGACGATTTGAGCTGTACAGATTCAAAAAAAGTCTTCCTCAACTGAAGTAGGGAGGTGCACGAACACCACATGCCTTGGGAACATTTTGTAGTTATTGCATAGAAAAATAACGACGGAAAATCCTACAACTATGGAAACGTGTTGGCATATGCCAACAATCATCGACTTCATCCCTAGACTCAATTCTCCCGTTTTCCTCTGTCAAAAAAGTTGCCCTGCTTCCCAAAATGAATTTTCTCGCTGTTTCACTGAGCAGGAAAAATTAACAGATTACAGGATGACAAGGATGAATCTCTGTGTGTGGATCTTTGGACGTTGCTCTCAGCGACGCTGGCGTGTCGTTATCAATCATGGAGAAAAGGTAGACTCATGCAAAAGCTGAAACGCGAGCAGTACGTGGTTTTCCGCAAGGTGAGAAAACCCCAATTGGTTATGGGTGtcggtgatttttttttttaaggaaaaaaaattgtgTCGGTCAGTTAGTCTAATTCAAACAGTGACAGCCAAGAGTTGATCCTTGGTTTGATATGGGCTCGGAACACACTAAAGAATGAATGGCCTCAGGACGCAGGAACTGAACCACACCTCTGGCTATTAtaaaaaaacagagaaagtaGAATGAGATAATTGGAAGAGGGGAAGGAGAAGGGGAATTGGAGGAGcagaagaagaaatgaaggctGTCAGGTCTTATCCCAGGCCTGAGCCAAAGAGGGTCGGAAATGGTCTGATCATCACGTCCATGGTTCTTTCTCTCTGCATCCTCTCGCTCATCAGGACTCGATATATTTCCTCCCCATTTGGTCCGTCTTATCTACACTTGTTCTTATGGTTTTTGTTCTGTGTGAATCTTTGGTTCTCATGTACTCCGTTCTTGTCGCAGGAAAGTCACAGGATTTGTCAGATAGGAGTCGCCGTCTTGTATCTAGAGGTAAGGATAGCAGCCCGAGTTCACAATTAAATCATCTAAAGAATTGTCTTTTTTTAAAGAGTGGAATCTGTCTTATTTTGCTCGCaggggaagaagatgaaggaaacaGAGTGCTGCTGGAAGAATTGAGAGAAGCCAAGCGACCGATATGTGTCGAAACAAGCCGTAGATCGGACGTTTGCGAGGCCTCCGGTGACGTAAGAGTGCATGGTAGCTCCCAGACCGTCTTTGTAGACCGTGATCTCACAAGCCAAGAATGGAAGATTAAGCCTTACGCCCGGAAGCACGACAAGGGCGCGCTTGCCAACGTCAAGGAGTGGACCATCAAGGCAGTGCCTGATAAGGCGCCTCAGTGCACCGACAACCACTCTGTCCCCGCCGTCGTCTTCTCCGTCGGCGGGTACACCGGCAACCTCTTCCACGACTTCACCGACGTTCTCGTCCCGCTCTTCCTCACCACGCGCCACTTCCGCGGCGAGGTCCAGTTCGTGGTCACCGACGCCAAGGCCTGGTGGCTAATCAAGTTCAGCCAGGTCCTCAGGCAGCTTTCCAATTATGAGATTATCGACGCGGACGCCGACGGTGACGCGGTGCGCTGCTTCCCGCGTGTCGTCGCGGGGCTGACCTTCCACAAGGAGCTCGGCATCGACCCTGCAAAGTCCCCCAACGGATACGCCATGGCTGACTTCAAGGAGATGCTGCGGGAGGCGTACGGGCTCGAGCGCGCGGCCGCGGAGCCGGCTGGCGACAAGTGGGATGTGCGCCGTAAACCGCGGCTGCTGATCATCTCGCGCAAGGGCTCCCGGGTTTTCCTCAACGAGCGGGGCATGTCGGACATGGCCATGAGCCTGGGCTTCGACGTCCGCGTCGCCGACCCAGACGTCACCACGGACATCGGCAAGTTCGCGCGACTCGTGAACTCTGCCGACGTCCTTATCGGCGTCCACGGCTCCGGGCTAACCAACGTCGTCTTCCTCCCCCGCGGCGCCGTCTTCATCCAGGTTGTGCCGATGGGGAACCTGGGGTGGCTGGCCAGGGACACGTTCGAGAATCCATCGCCGGAGATGGAGCTCAAGTACTCAGCGTACCGGATCCAAGCCGACGAGAGCACGTTGAGCGACCAGTACCCGAAGGACCACCCCGTGTTTACGGATCCCCAATCCATCCACAAGAAAGGGTGGGGCGAGCTCAGCAGAATTTACTTGAATAACCAGAACCTCAAGCCACATTTGGGCAGGCTCAGGCTCGCATTGCTTGAAGCACTCAAGCTCCTCCCCCACAGCCACACCATGGCGCAGTAGTAGTCGCTTTCTTTCTCTTCCTTCCGAaacttttaattcattattttttgtttttgttttttgttctTGTTGTATCGAGATCAGTAAATAGAATAGATGGGCAAATAGATCTATTTAATTACATATAGGTTTATATTCATACTACTGGTGTGCTCTTATATCAAATTAAGATAGTGAAAGAAGTTGATTCCGAAGCCAAGAAGTTGGCAGATGATGAAGTGTACTGGATTTAATTTCAAATCACAATAAAAGAGGAGATCTCAGAACAATTGTTCTGGTTTTGTTTCGGCAGTGTTTCTGCTACGATTATTAAAACAGGCAAGCAGGAATTTCTAGTCTATATTTTGCGCTGCTGCGCTGCTTATGAGTTTAGTGAGGCCTCATCCCCAAATTCTTTATGCAGATATTAACTCTCCGTTTCAATCACTACATCCCTAATTGTGAATTTTAAAGTACAGAGTCAGGTCCATGATAGGCATTGCGGTAACAATAGACGGTCAATTGACAGACTCGAAGGATCAAAGCCAATAATTGTTGTGAGAGTTTATTGACAGATCTCGCGCTCATGATCTGGACGCCTCGCCATTTAAGTCTGGTGGTGTGGCGCAATCAAAGATAGCTAGGGAGAGAGGCCACCTCAGTGGCAGGCAATTATATCTTAATAAAAGGACGAAATGAGTAGGGTGGTCAGTGGGGTGCATGTGAACCTCTTTCAACGCGCTGCGACTTCACAACCACTACCGATTTGTGATGGAGTCGGAGGCTGGGAGAAGTTCAAAATCAACTCACTTTCCTGAAACGAAGCCGTGGGACCCACTTGTTGGTCAATCGGGTCGACTAAACCCGCCGTGCATGGTAACTCGGTGTTAGCCGTCGGCACGAAGGTTGCCGCAACAAACAACGCGGCGGTGGAGCCTAATTTAATACATGGCAAATGCTAGCGAATACCGCGTGGATGGCTGGCCGCCGTATCCGGTTGATATCGTTGCCCATATCTGTGGGAATACTCTTATTATTAATAGCATATCTTTATTATAAAAAAAGacgaaaacaaaaatgaaaaatagtgAGCCCAACTAAGGAGGACGGCGCGCCAATCAAAATACTGAATAAAAACTCCAACGAAAAGAATCCTTTTAACtatatctaaattttaaatccttttaaataaaTGTATATTTAATGTCTTACTGTATAACTTATATCTTATAGATTAACCTGTTCTTCAACCAATTAATTTGCCCACTTATTTTTTTTGGTAGCTCGATCTACTGTacgattttcaaaatattaatttgagCAAGCTTTCGTGTTAGTATATGGTCCGAGCCTTCTAGACACATATTAGCTGTCCATACGCAGCAGTTCAAACAAAGACGAATACAAGATTCATGTTGCACGCAACTGTTTGCCAAACACAGACAAAATGGTTAGCAGAGAAATCGAAGGGCAGTTTCACATTCTGCTTCTTGCGGAAGCTCATGGAACGTGTGGCCCAGTCCAAAATTAAGGCGCGGCGACATTCGGTCCCATTGCTAATTAATCTTATTCGAAACTATTTCGGTACGAATTTCTCTATACCGACATTCGAAACTAGGACAAGTATGTGTCTTTTTGTCACTGGTGAAGCGTCCATGAGCCAATGAAACAATGTAATCTGTAGACACCACAATTTGCAATCAGTACATTCATGGTTAAATTTTTTTCTACTTCCTCCATATGCAATCTCTTTACACCACAATAAAAGTAAACCGTGTGCCCGTCTAAAAGCTTCTTAGCCTGGGCAAAAGGCTCAAAATCCCTATTAAAGTTCAAGTAAAACATGTACCTAAAATATCTTAAAAGAGTGAAAGATCAAAGGGAATCTTAGTTCATGTAATAAAAGATGATTCTGTGAGATAAAATTTAAATCAAGCAGGAAAAGTTTATAAATAGGGAGTTTTAAAATGTGAGTTTGTTTTCAGTGTTTTTGAACAAAGGAGGCCTTGTTTGGCCTTTTAAAATGGAGCTCTCTTTCTAGCGAGGCGAACTGGATAGCTCTCTTTTCATCAGATGCAGTGATGCAGGGTGGTTCTGTGCACCCAACAATGTGGATAAGTTTTCTAACTTTTggaataatttttcttttatttcgttTCTTGTTGGGTGAAAGTTCTCCGTGCACTTTCATATAAGCAGGGTGGTTCTggaaattaaatatgattttaatttcCTGAGCAATCGGTTAACATGCTTGAAGGAATTGAGGAAGCTATAGCTAAATAAGGCTAAACTTTGTGAAAGAATCTGCTTCTTAAATAAGATTTCGCTCTATTCAAAATAATCTACAAGGTGCAGGCAATGTTCTGGGCACCCGGGCCAACAATGTCCCCACTGTCGACGGAATTCCATTATAAGCAGGATGCTCGTCAGCCATTCTGGATCTCTGCAGAAAAAATAAACTTCAAATACTAGTTTCTTAAGATTGATGGCTTTTCCTGAAACATTTGTTCTTGGGTCAAGATTGTATTAGGAGTGCTTAAGGCATTCAGCCTATGCCGCGTAAAGACTTTTGGCTATGTGATTTGAGAATGACACTGTCCTTGTTGGATTCGATAGGTTTCTTATATTAATTATATTCCAACCCCTAAGCATACATCCTGTCGAAGTGATGATCGTACCTAGTTGGAATCTTTAGAAAATTATAAGCAATTGCTTCAAAGATTCTTCATTCATTTTATTTGCATGATCCTTGAGTCTATGTCCCCTCGTATTGGTCtaatggctagcgcatgaggtgttgtcatcataaGGTCTGGGGTACGAATTTCGACaaaatcgagataaatatctcccttatgtactagtcattattccaaagactagtaatcgcccgtgatttacctccttcaccCTCTTTGAAGGATTTGTTTTAACTCTAGTAGATTAGTCTGTTCCTCATTACCGGCCTGTACAATGAGAATTTAGGCGGTGATTATCTCCAAGGTGTGCAACCATAGTAAAAAGAGATAAAGAATAATGAAAAGGATGGGAAAGAAAAAAAGATTAATCATTTTATGTAACTTTGAAATTGGGGTTATTGATTTGATCCTATAGAAATTTTGTTagatattttttcttaaaaaaatataggTATATTGATCTTCGGTATTAAGATTCAACAGTTATGCCCGATTAGTCATCTTGACGATGAGTCAATGACTCTAACTGGTGGAGTTCGGTACGGCGATATGGACCTTGTCCCATTTATACTCTCGACATCCCCTTTCGGTTAATGAATTACCCCTTCGGATAAAAGACACATCTTTCTTGGTATCGTCGCTATCGACCTAATCTCGTCAGTCGTCGAGTTATACCATCGAATATCGACACAACCCCTTTGGGTAAAATCATCCCTAAGGATAAGAGTATTAATTAAGGTCGAGGTGAAGACTGGACCTTCTTTCCTTAGACGATATTGCCCCACCCAAGTGTTTACGGTTTATTGgtaatcgtctcccaagatataACGACTTGCGTCTCGAAATAGGAGCACTCCAAATTTTGAGCTTTGTCAAACTTTCGAAACCTTGAAACTctaaaaagaggaaagagagaataGAACCCAAAAGGAGAATTCACAATTTAAGAATTGAGTTAGAATTGAGTGATTTGAGTGGAAGGAATAAGGTTTATTTTATAGAGATGAAAGGTTACTCTCAAGAGGTGAAAGATTTCTTCTAAAAAGTGAAAGGATATGGGATGTATCTTTTCCCTTAAACCTTTTCCCTTAAACGTTTTGATTAAATATAttcattataattaatttaattgattaatatatTAACTATTATttaatctattataaatattaattaattaattaatatcacaatgattaatcttttaatcaatcaatgaaattaattataatttcatactcCTCAATAGTTATATATACTCGAGTTAGTGTTTATCCATGAATCCAACTCGTATGCGAATTAAATTTCCGTCTGATCATATTGGAGAAACCCtttattaaacattaatttctcattcacttaAGAAATTGATTTACGATGATCTACTCATGAAATAGTCGTCTTATCTCTAATGGTCACCaaactaattttccaacaatctcccacatgaatgaaaattaTGGATAAGTTTCAAATCTCAAATAAGAGTTTCATCGGAAGACTATTGAATCAAgaaaggtagcttgtggctttgaaccttccatagTGGAATACGATCAGATTTATTTGGCTGCTCAATGAACTATGCTTTGAATTGTTCAGTTGTTGATGTAAACCAAGACAATCATATCCACACAATAACCCCCTAGGCTTTTATTAGTTCTCTATCGTGTCTGTTTTGGCCATGGACAAAGCTTGTGATTCataagtgtttcattgaagcagtCCATCTTCACAATTATATAGGTGATCTCCAATTAAGAATATCCTGTAATACCCTATTATACCCTTTACGGTATAATATAGGAATTATTAAGAACTTTTGTTCATCCTTTACTCATTTCAcagattgtatttttttttctccaGGAATTAGTTGGAGTAATTACTCCTAGATGCCTTGAATCTTGTAACTTAGTTGTCCCATTTGAACcatgatcttgggatctccatcAATATGGTTGGGCTGCCACTACTCGATTTAAATGTTGAGTTTTATACTCAATTCCCCTATACATGCAGTATAATTGATCTCTTGGTAGGCCTAGCGGATCCACACAATTCTCTATATTCAATGGAGATTTTACCACTAGAGATCTACTGCTTTAATGATATTAagtcattttaaaacttatcatTTTACACTAATGCCCTTCTCATAATTTCTTAGATACTATAATGTAGCATATATATTGGCACAATGGTTAACTCCCACATTTATAGACTTCATTAGAAAGTTCGTGACCTTTCAATGCcttatagaaaattttcatttgtatctttggGGCTTATGGTTTACCGAGAGGACAATTTCCTCCATAACTTTCGGGATAAACTCAAAACTTATCAACATAGCTTTTATCATCTCCACAATGTTTAAGCCGCCATTATTAAATTGAGGTGAATGTGATATAGTCAATTATTGGAATGTTGCTCTTCCTTGAGAAACATTCCTTGAGCAATATTCTACATTCTCTCCCTCAATCACCATGGATGATCTTGCTTAGTTGATTTTTCCAATCACATTTTTAGTATTTTATAAAACACTTCAAGGGCCTCAATCTTGCTTAAAAGTAAGTCACTATAACTATAATTTTTTGATTTCACCGAGTTAAAACTATGATTGTCTAATCAGGATGATGATCATGATTACACTTGTTGTCAAAAAAAAATACTCAAtctagaaagtatgcatcacttggtCTTCCAATTTCACTCAGTTAGAGCTATGATCGTCTAATTGGAGTATTGACCAAGATAGTATTCCTCTTAGAGAGATACTCGACTTAGGAAGCATACATCCCTTGGTCTCCCAATGCACAAtctagaaagtatgcatcacttgtTGTCTAATTAGGATGATGATCATGATTACACTTGTTGTCAAAAAAATGCTCAAtctagaaagtatgcatcacttggtCTTCCAATTTCACTCAACGAGAGCTATGATCGTCTAATTGGAGTGTTGACCAGGATAGTATTACTCTTAGAGAGATACATGACTCAGGAAGCatacatcccttggtcttccaatctcatCAAGCCAAAGCCGCAGTCATTTGATTGGAGTGTTGACCATGATTGTATTACTCTTCAAGAGATAttcgactcaagaagtatacatcccttggtcttcTAATCTCATTGAGCTAAAGTTGTGGTCATTTGATTGGAGTGTTGACTAAGATTGTATTACTCTTCGAGAGATACGCGACTCGGTCTTCCAATCTTATTGAGCCAAAGTTGTGGTTGTCTGATTGGAGTGCTGACCAAGATTGTATTATTCTTCGAGAGatactcgactcaagaagtatacattccttggtcttccaatcttatCGAGCCAAAGTTGTGGTTGTCTGATTGGAGTGTTGACCAAGATTGTATTATTCTTCAAGAGATACTCGACTTAAGAAGTATACATCCATTGGTCTTCTAATCTTATCGAGCCAAAGCTGTGGTTGTCTGATTGGAGTGCTGACCAATATTGTATTATtctttgagagatactcaactcaAGAAGTAAacatcccttggtcttccaatcttatCGAGCCATAGCTATAGTCGTTTGAATGAAGTGCTggccatgattgcatttattcttcGTGAGTCACTTGACTCAATTCTTAGTCATTTGCAACACATGTAATGCAATCCTTCTAACTCATCTATTTTGACCTCCACTTAggtcttattgagttagactcaagtctaGCTTTTTACTAAGTGGGCTTGATCTTTTATCTAAAGACCTTCATTAGCCATCTTTTTGGATAGTTTAAACTCGCTATCCTCAACTTTGTGACTTTAGTCAAATGACCCCCACAAAGCTTTGACCATCATTATACCCATGATATAATTTTGTTGCTCATCCTTTTAAGACATGGTTCTCACTTAGGAAAATTCTATTCTTCCTTACAAGTAACTCTCACATTACTTGAGGTTCACTTTTAGATACGTTAGGACATCTTTTGATAATAACCTTGAAGATACATTTTATTCAAGTAATATAATGTCTTTTACTGTCATCGTTTGAAGACAATTATAGAGAATTTCTCTAATTTTTCTCTAGTAGGAGTGAGACCCATGGTCGACATAATCGTCAATATCGTCTTAAGATTGTTGGATATTTTTCCTGAAAGAAAAATATGGGTATATTGATCTTTGGTATTGAAATCCAACAGTTGGGCCTGGTTAGTCATCTCGACGATGAGTCAATGACTCTAACTGGTGGAGCTCGATATGACAATGTGGACCTTGTCCCATTTATATTCTCGACGTCCCCTTTCGATTATCGAAGTATCCCTtcaggtaagagacatacctttcTTGGTATTGTCGTTACTGACCTAATCTCGTCGGTCGTCGAGTTATACCATCGGATATCAACACAATCCCTTTAGGTAAAATCATCCCTaaggataagagtattaaggtcGAGGTGAAGACTATACCTTCTTTCCTTAAGACGATATTGCCCCGTCCAAGTGCTTACGATTTATTGGCAATCATCTCCTAAGATACAACAACTTGCGTCTCAAAATAGGAGCACTCCAAATTTCAAACTCTGTAGAACTTTCGAAGTCTTGAAACTCTtaaaagaggagagagagaataGAACCCAAGAGGAGAATTCACAACTTGATAATTGAGTGATTTGAATGGAAGAAATGAGATTGTTTTATAGGGATGAAGGTTTACTCTCAAGAGGTGAAAGGTTTCTTTTAAGAGAAGAAAGGATATGAGATGTGTCTTTTCCCTTAAACCTTTTCACTTAAACCTTTTGATTAAACTTTTTcattatgattaatttaattgattaatatgattaactatttacttcatctattataaatattaataattaattaattaatatcataatgattaattttttaattaattaataaattaatcaataaaattaattacaatttCATACCCCTCAATAGTTACGTTTCACATACTCGAGTTAGTGTTCATCCATAAATTCAACTCGTATACGAATCCAATTTCCGTCTGATCATACCGGAGCAACCCttcattaaacattaatttctcattcactcgtGAAATTGGTTTACGATGGTCTACTCGCAAAATAGTCATCTTATCCCTAATGGTCACCAAActaatttttcaataaatttttcattGACCATCAGGATAAATCAAGAAAGTACATATTGTTATggttgatttgtagctagaggggggtgaatagctcgtcgcgcttcgtttgtttgcttcgttgttgttgatatgcagcggaaagactcgaaacaagactcacaacactaacacaaaggatttacttggtatccacctcaagaagatgtgactagtccaaggatccacacactacACGCTCATCCACTATAAAAACATTCCTTTACGATATctaccgaaggcgaagaagccttatacacactctcaatacaacaagaaaagaagaagaaacaaatacACAGAatctcttacaagatttacataaATGCAAACCCTAGCTCTCTGCTTCTCTttgtgtggaacgcctcttgaccttggaagtgcagcaacactttgctcca
Coding sequences within it:
- the LOC122015911 gene encoding alpha-1,3-arabinosyltransferase XAT3-like, with amino-acid sequence MKAVRSYPRPEPKRVGNGLIITSMVLSLCILSLIRTRYISSPFGKSQDLSDRSRRLVSRGEEDEGNRVLLEELREAKRPICVETSRRSDVCEASGDVRVHGSSQTVFVDRDLTSQEWKIKPYARKHDKGALANVKEWTIKAVPDKAPQCTDNHSVPAVVFSVGGYTGNLFHDFTDVLVPLFLTTRHFRGEVQFVVTDAKAWWLIKFSQVLRQLSNYEIIDADADGDAVRCFPRVVAGLTFHKELGIDPAKSPNGYAMADFKEMLREAYGLERAAAEPAGDKWDVRRKPRLLIISRKGSRVFLNERGMSDMAMSLGFDVRVADPDVTTDIGKFARLVNSADVLIGVHGSGLTNVVFLPRGAVFIQVVPMGNLGWLARDTFENPSPEMELKYSAYRIQADESTLSDQYPKDHPVFTDPQSIHKKGWGELSRIYLNNQNLKPHLGRLRLALLEALKLLPHSHTMAQ